A single region of the Vicia villosa cultivar HV-30 ecotype Madison, WI linkage group LG4, Vvil1.0, whole genome shotgun sequence genome encodes:
- the LOC131599839 gene encoding protein C2-DOMAIN ABA-RELATED 11 has protein sequence MSEQLGVLKVIIVQGRRLVIRDFKTSDPYVVLKLGNQTAKTKVINSCLNPVWNEELNFTLTEPLGVLNLEVFDKDLLKADDKMGNAFINLQPLVSAARLKDILKVSSGETTLRKVIPDTDNCLVRESSINCVNGAVVQNVWLRLREVESGELELTLKLTKPVAPSK, from the exons ATGAGTGAACAATTGGGGGTGCTAAAAGTCATTATTGTGCAAGGAAGAAGGTTGGTGATTAGGGATTTCAAGACCAGTGATCCTTATGTTGTGCTCAAATTAGGGAATCAG ACTGCAAAGACCAAGGTCATTAATAGCTGCTTGAATCCTGTTTGGAATGAAGAGCTGAATTTCACTTTGACTGAACCCTTGGGAGTTCTCAATTTG GAAGTATTTGATAAAGATCTTTTGAAAGCTGATGACAAGATGGGAAATGCATTTATCAACCTTCAACCATTAGTCTCTGCAGCcagattaaaagatattttaaaagtctCTTCCGGCGAGACAACACTAAGAAAGGTGATACCTGATACTGATAACTGTCTTGTACGCGAAAGCAGTATCAATTGCGTTAATGGCGCGGTTGTGCAGAATGTTTGGTTAAGGCTTCGTGAAGTCGAATCCGGGGAACTAGAATTGACACTCAAGTTGACCAAACCTGTTGCTCCTTCAAAATAG
- the LOC131595374 gene encoding sister chromatid cohesion protein PDS5 homolog A-like, producing MAPKPHLQLKELGSKLDILPSSKEPLVELLKQAAAYLTDMDQSPSASVLESMKPFLNSIVKPELLKHQDGDVKLLVATCVCEITRITAPEAPYSDDVLKDIFQLIVSTFSGLSDISGPSFGQEVAMLEILAKYRSCVVMLDLECDDLVNEMFSTFFAVARDDHPESVLSSMQNIMAVLLEESEDVHENLLSILLSSLGREKRDVTAAARKLSQNVIQQCIGALEPSIKQFFLKALSGENKPVNSQVQYHEVLYDICCCAPQILCGILPYVTGELQTDQLETRLKAVNLVGDIIALPGISTAEAFQPILSEFLKRLTDRDFGVRMSVLEHVKSFLLSNPQRPEAPQIISSLCDRLLDFDENFRKQVVAVICDVACHTLHAVSLGAVNLVAERLHDKSQLVKKYTMERLAEIYRNFCEKSSDTVNLSGYDWIPGKILRCFHDKDFRSDTIESILCGSLFPSEFSINNMVKHWIDIFSGLDEVEVKALEKILEQKQRLQEELQKYLALRQNSQDKENPEVQKKIAFCFRVMSRSFANPTEAEESFQILDQLNDTTIWKILTSLVDPNTSFLQTRLYKDDLIKILGEKHQLNEFLNTLYVKCSYFLFNKEHATAVLSEIIRYKSAENDQRMKSCMNMLVIIARFCPHFFDGSEKELVKLLKDNNNNDMIREGILTILAKAGGTIREQLSVTSSSVDLMLERLCLEGSRRQAKYAVHALAAITKDDGLKSLSVLYKRLVDMLEEKTHLPTVLQSLGCIAQTAMPVFETRESEIEEFIINKILKSDSKDDHTKASWDDKSDICVLKIYGIKTVVKSYLPIKGALVRPGIDGLLDILRNILSYGEISKDIKSSSVDKAHLRLASAKAVLRLARLWDHKIPADIFHLTLRASEIGFPQAKKVFLCKVHQYIKDSLLEAKYACAFILNIFGTNPDEFAEDKQNLTDIIHMYHQERAGQLSGKSDANSLTTYPEYILPYLVHALANLSCPNIDGCKDAEAYNTIYRQLHLILSMLVQRDEDVNSKVTSDNEKEILPAITSIFQSIKHSEDAVDPSKSKNSHAICDLGLAITKRLVQKDVYMQGLSHSVPLPPILYKAHEKENDLMASEVKTWLGDESVLAHFESVQLEMVPSQSAKDHALKEDEKDRNEMPLGKIVKKIRSQGTKGKKVKKDKITTAETEKAEDDFDILNMVREINLDNLGTSNNFESSNGHEISLSKKAQKDLEFGTIKKRKVGEETLVPVPKRRRSSITHRKSRSGSSSKASQKVSEEVPSGVKFLLDAVVNPDTGSKNMQRKLVKGKEPSSEPTIKASKSFRIDESDKSEEHDIKSPGKLKTTNKTESENFKQSVGSTKKRKRNSTGGLAKCTTKKDQSDAGDLIGCRIKVWWPLDKTFYEGTVQSYDSSKRKHVILYDDGETEKLCMEKERWELINEGHKSTKKLKPSKTLLLNEVSTGKKQRSSSGSASKKTTKIVNGKQSPSKYAKHGPKKASKTNFHEGVNESSELSNPEETIISEPETNSGGSEGGRDEGSDVIIAKKKKVNKKVKSGSRGKRPKKKKSLSNKKESYEEKQEPDEEKQEPDEEKQDYTERISGDRESYSQGAQNDEGSSSNEREVDESKGASGENIDEEEESGPEGNQNESDGGSSPSREVQNPLNDQTSPDSAGFAELPDDEPLIKWKLPSAKKRSSGKKH from the exons ATGGCTCCGAAACCTCACCTTCAGCTCAAGGAGCTGGGATCCAAGCTCGACATTCTTCCTTCTTCCAAGGAGCCTCTCGTTGAGCTCTTGAAG CAAGCGGCAGCATACCTTACTGACATGGATCAATCACCTTCAGCTTCAGTATTAGAGTCAATGAAGCCCTTTTTAAATTCAATTGTTAAGCCAGAATTGCTAAAGCACCAAGATGGAGATGTAAAACTTCTAGTAGCAACATGTGTTTGTGAGATAACTCGGATCACTGCACCTGAAGCTCCTTACAGTGATGATGTTCTAAAG GACATATTTCAGTTGATTGTGAGCACTTTTAGTGGTCTGAGTGATATAAGTGGTCCATCCTTTGGCCAGGAAGTCGCTATGTTGGAGATTCTTGCAAAATATAGATCGTGTGTTGTAATGTTGGATCTTGAATGTGATGATCTGGTTAATGAGATGTTCAGTACTTTTTTTGCTGTTGCCAG AGATGATCATCCAGAAAGTGTTCTATCATCCATGCAAAATATTATGGCTGTTCTCTTAGAGGAGAGTGAGGATGTTCATGAGAATCTTTTATCTATTCTACTGTCCAGTTTAGGTCGTGAAAAAAGA GATGTTACTGCAGCAGCGAGGAAGCTTTCCCAGAATGTCATACAGCAATGCATAGGAGCACTTGAACCTAGCATTAAACAATTTTTTCTAAAAGCGTTGTCAGGAGAAAACAAGCCAGTCAACAGTCAAGTTCAGTACCATGAAGTATTATATGATATCTGTTGCTGTGCTCCTCAGATCCTATGTGGAATTCTCCCTTATGTCACAGGGGAGCTACAG ACTGACCAGTTGGAAACCCGTCTGAAAGCCGTGAACTTGGTTGGAGATATAATTGCTCTTCCTGGAATTTCCACTGCCGAGGCATTTCAGCCAATACTTTCAGAGTTTTTAAAGAGGTTGACTGATAGAGATTTTGGGGTTCGCATGTCTGTCCTTGAGCATGTAAAGAGCTTTCTTCTGTCAAATCCTCAAAGGCCTGAAGCTCCTCAAATAATCT CTTCCCTTTGTGACCGGCTTCTGGATTTTGATGAAAATTTTCGAAAACAAGTAGTGGCTGTTATCTGTGATGTAGCATGTCACACCTTACATGCAGTTTCTCTTGGAGCTGTGAATCTTGTTGCAGAACGGCTTCATGACAAATCT CAACTTGTTAAAAAGTATACCATGGAGAGACTGGCTGAGATATACAGAAATTTTTGTGAGAAAAGCTCTGATACCGTAAACCTCAGTGGATATGACTGGATTCCAGGAAAGATCCTTAGATGTTTCCACGATAAAGATTTCAG ATCAGATACAATTGAATCTATTCTGTGTGGGTCGCTGTTTCCATCAGAGTTTTCTATCAATAATATGGTTAAACACTGGATTGATATTTTCTCTGGATTAGATGAAGTGGAGGTCAAGGCTCTTGAAAAGATACTTGAGCAAAAACAAAG GCTACAAGAGGAGCTGCAGAAGTATCTAGCTCTGAGGCAGAATAGTCAG GATAAAGAAAATCCGGAGGTTCAGAAGAAGATTGCATTCTGTTTTCGAGTAATGTCCCGTTCATTTGCTAACCCAACCGAGGCGGAGGAGAGTTTCCAGATTCTTGATCAGTTAAATGACACTACTATCTGGAAAATTTTGACAAGTCTTGTTGATCCCAATACTAGCTTTCTTCAAACTCGTTTATACAAG GATGATTTGATTAAAATACTTGGTGAGAAACATCAGCTCAATGAATTTCTAAATACCTTATATGTAAAATGCTCCTATTTTCTATTCAACAAGGAGCATGCAACAGCTGTTCTTTCAGAAATCATCAGATATAAATCTGCGGAGAATGATCAGCGTATGAAATCTTGCATGAATATGTTAGTG ATAATTGCTCGTTTCTGTCCACACTTTTTTGACGGCAGTGAGAAGGAACTGGTGAAGTTACTcaaggataataataataatgatatgaTCAGAGAGGGTATTTTGACTATTTTAGCAAAGGCTGGTGGTACTATTAGAGAACAACTATCAGTTACATCAAG TTCTGTAGACCTTATGTTAGAAAGACTATGTTTAGAAGGCAGTCGGAGACAGGCAAAGTATGCTGTGCATGCTCTAGCTGCAATAACAAAGGACGATGGCCTCAAGTCTCTATCTGTTCTATACAAG AGGCTTGTAGATATGCTGGAGGAGAAAACACATCTTCCCACAGTTTTGCAGTCGTTGGGTTGTATAGCACAGACTGCAATGCCTGTATTTGAAACTAGAGAGAGTGAAATTGAAGAATTTATAATAAACAAGATTCTGAAAAGTGACAGT AAAGATGATCATACAAAAGCCTCTTGGGATGATAAAAGTGATATCTGTGTGTTGAAG ATATATGGTATCAAAACGGTAGTAAAAAGCTACTTGCCGATCAAAGGTGCTCTTGTTCGTCCTGGTATTGATGGTCTCTTGGATATCCTACGAAACATACTTTCTTATGGTGAAATATCAAAGGACATAAAGTCAAG TTCAGTCGATAAGGCCCATCTGAGGCTTGCTTCTGCAAAGGCAGTTCTTCGTTTGGCAAGGCTTTGGGATCATAAGATTCCTGCTGATATTTTTCACTTAACTTTGAGGGCATCAGAG ATTGGCTTCCCTCAAGCTAAGAAGGTTTTCTTATGCAAAGTTCATCAATATATAAAAGACAGCCTTTTAGAAGCCAAATATGCATGTGCCTTTATACTCAACATATTCGGAACCAACCCAGATGAGTTTGCAGAG GATAAGCAGAACTTAACTGATATTATTCACATGTATCACCAAGAAAGGGCAGGACAGCTTTCAGGGAAATCAGATGCAAATTCCTTGACCACTTACCCTGAGTACATTCTTCCTTACCTAGTTCATGCACTTGCTAACCTATCTTGCCCCAATATTGATGGATGCAAAGATGCTGAAGCATACAATACTATATATAG GCAGTTGCACTTGATACTATCAATGCTAGTGCAACGAGATGAAGATGTCAACTCGAAAGTAACTTCTGACAACGAGAAAGAAATTCTACCTGCCATTACTTCTATTTTCCAGAGTATTAAACACTCAGAAGATGCGGTTGATCCATCAAAGTCAAAG AATTCTCATGCCATATGTGACCTTGGATTAGCAATCACCAAGCGCCTAGTACAGAAAGATGTTTATATGCAAGGATTGTCTCATTCAGTTCCTTTACCTCCCATACTATACAAAGCACATGAGAAGGAAAATGATCTTATG GCAAGCGAAGTGAAAACCTGGTTGGGGGATGAAAGTGTTTTGGCTCATTTTGAATCAGTTCAATTAGAAATG GTTCCATCTCAATCAGCTAAAGATCATGCTTTaaaggaagatgaaaaagacagaAATGAAATGCCCCTTGGAAAAATAGTAAAGAAGATACGATCTCAGGGAACCAAGGGGAAGAAGGTGAAAAAGGATAAAATCACGACAGCTGAAACGGAAAAAGCTGAAGATGATTTTGATATCTTAAATATGGTCAGAGAAATTAATTTAGATAACTTGGGGACATCTAATAATTTCGAATCAAGTAATGGTCATGAAATTTCTTTGAGTAAGAAGGCGCAGAAAGATCTCGAGTTTGGaacaataaaaaaaaggaaagtgGGAGAAGAAACACTTGTTCCAGTGCCTAAACGAAGGCGGTCTTCCATTACCCATAGAAAATCACGATCGGGCAGTTCTTCAAAAGCTTCTCAAAAAGTTTCAGAGGAAGTTCCTTCTGGAGTGAAATTTCTGTTAGATGCAGTAGTTAATCCCGATACAGGTAGCAAAAATATGCAGCGAAAATTGGTCAAAGGAAAAGAGCCCTCGTCAGAACCTACAATTAAGGCCTCCAAGAGTTTTCGTATTGATGAATCTGACAAATCTGAAGAACATGACATAAAG AGTCCTGGTAAACTAAAGACAACTAATAAGACGGAAAGTGAAAATTTCAAACAGTCTGTAGGCTCTACTAAAAAGCGGAAAAGAAATAGTACTGGAGGATTAGCTAAG TGTACCACAAAGAAAGATCAAAGTGATGCTGGAGATCTGATCGGCTGCAGAATTAAAGTTTGGTGGCCTTTGGATAAAAC ATTTTACGAAGGAACCGTTCAGTCTTATGATTCTTCAAAGAGGAAGCATGTG ATATTATATGATGATGGAGAAACAGAAAAACTCTGTATGGAAAAGGAACGTTGGGAGCTTATCAATGAGGGCCACAAATCTACTAAG AAGCTAAAGCCCTCAAAAACTCTACTTTTAAATGAAGT TTCTACTGGGAAGAAACAGAGAAGTTCAAGTGGTTCTGCGAGTAAAAAGACAACAAAAAT TGTAAATGGTAAACAATCTCCTAGCAAGTATGCAAAGCATGGACCAAAAAAAGCATCAAAAACTAATTTCCATGAAGGTGTTAATGAGAGTTCTGAGCTGTCAAACCCTGAAGAGACCATAATATCTGAACCCGAAACCAACTCAG GTGGTTCTGAAGGGGGACGAGATGAAGGGTCCGATGTTATCATAGCCAAGAAGAAGAAAGTTAACAAGAAAGTAAAATCAGGTTCACGTGGAAAGAGACCAAAGAAAAAGAAGAGCTTGAGTAATAAGAAAGAATCCTATGAAGAGAAGCAGGAACCAGATGAAGAGAAGCAGGAACCAGATGAAGAGAAGCAAGATTATACTGAGAGAATTTCCGGTGATAGAGAGAGTTACTCACAAGGAGCTCAAAATGATGAAGGAAGTAGTTCAAACGAAAGAGAGGTCGATGAATCAAAAGGAGCTTCGGGAGAAAatattgatgaagaagaagaatcaggTCCTGAAGGGAACCAAAATGAGAGTGATGGGGGAAGTAGTCCTAGTAGAGAAGTGCAAAATCCGCTTAATGATCAAACAAGTCCCGACAGCGCCGGATTTGCCGAGCTTCCCGATGATGAGCCACTG ATCAAATGGAAACTCCCCTCTGCGAAGAAAAGGTCATCAGGGAAAAAACATTGA